The following proteins are co-located in the Engraulis encrasicolus isolate BLACKSEA-1 chromosome 2, IST_EnEncr_1.0, whole genome shotgun sequence genome:
- the tmem220 gene encoding transmembrane protein 220 — protein MKHTSTWTQNVWRICNLFMSLFFALATYVQINDPDAGLWMVGYAIPSCLTLFVSWHPHVTETLVWRRIADLYVLIGAAFCGILGWILVKQGVTDIFQQEEGREFSGLMLTVTWLLLCRHSGREDIGMIRLCPAVGITVFPFVAWLYYYVNTELRSNWPSHCKTAL, from the exons ATGAAGCATACTTCGACCTGGACACAGAATGTCTGGAGGATCTGCAACTTGTTTATGTCGCTGTTTTTTGCGCTCGCGACGTACGTGCAG ATAAACGACCCAGATGCGGGACTGTGGATG GTTGGCTATGCCATTCCGTCGTGTTTGACCCTATTCGTTAGCTGGCATCCACACGTGACAG AGACGTTGGTATGGAGAAGAATAGCTGACCTGTATGTCCTGATTGGCGCTGCGTTTTGTGGCATCCTGGGATGGATTCTGGTAAAGCAAGGTGTAACAGACATTTTCCAACAAGAAGAGGGAAG AGAGTTTTCCGGTCTAATGTTAACAGTCACATGGCTTCTTTTGTGCAGGCATTCAGGAAG GGAGGACATTGGAATGATCCGATTGTGTCCGGCTGTTGGGATCACCGTATTCCCTTTTGTGGCCTGGCTCTACTACTATGTCAACACAGAGCTGAGATCAAACTGGCCctcacactgtaaaacagcactTTAG